A stretch of Stigmatopora argus isolate UIUO_Sarg chromosome 22, RoL_Sarg_1.0, whole genome shotgun sequence DNA encodes these proteins:
- the LOC144068300 gene encoding solute carrier family 35 member F2-like has protein sequence MEAQDEERMCGKLRSACSLYNYKLRDVFTWDLLKTLVMGQVLSLMICGTAVTCQYLANAGAETPMLQSFLNYALLLLAYTTILCTYKEEQNILQVLKTKWWKYLLMGLADVEANYTVVMAYRYTTLTSIQLLDCFVVPVLMVMSWFLLKTRYRPLHYIAVSVCLLGVGAMVGADVLAGKDPGSDSDVVLGDSLVLISAVLYAVSNMCQEFTVKSRSRVEFLGMMGLFGTIISGIQLAALEIGAVKKIKWNFHIAMLFVLYMLCMFALYSFMPVVVRRTSATAVNLSLLTADLFSLFCGFLLFHYTFSPLYIIAFTLIMVGFITFNAVPTRTAHPEPVSGDPSDQDAQSASDRLLPADSTGQSHVTVGSAL, from the exons ATGGAGGCCCAAGACGAGGAAAGAATGTGTGGGAAACTGAGGTCGGCCTGCAGTCTTTACAATTACAAGCTGAGGGACGTCTTCACATG GGATTTGCTGAAGACCTTAGTCATGGGCCAGGTCTTGTCCTTGATGATCTGCGGCACGGCGGTAACCTGCCAGTATCTTGCCAACGCTGGCGCGGAGACGCCCATGTTACAGAGTTTTCTCAACTATGCCCTGCTCCTGCTCGCCTATACCACCATCCTCTGCACCTACAAAG AGGAGCAAAACATCCTGCAGGTGCTTAAAACCAAGTGGTGGAAGTACCTGCTAATGGGTCTGGCTGATGTGGAGGCTAACTACACAGTGGTGATGGCCTACCGCTACACCACGTTGACCAGCATCCAG ttgttgGACTGCTTTGTGGTACCGGTACTGATGGTCATGTCCTGGTTCCTGCTGAAAACCCGCTACAGGCCGCTGCACTACATCGCTGTGAGCGTGTGCCTGCTAGGCGTGGGCGCCATGGTGGGTGCTGACGTCCTGGCCGGAAAAGATCCGGGCTCCG ACAGTGATGTGGTGCTGGGCGACAGTTTGGTGCTGATCAGTGCTGTCCTCTATGCTGTGTCCAACATGTGCCAGGAATTCACAGTGAAGAGCAGGAGCCGGGTGGAGTTTTTGGGGATGATGGGCTTATTTGGGACCATCATCAGTGGGATTCAGCT GGCCGCACTGGAAATTGGTGCAGTCAAGAAAATCAAATGGAACTTTCACATCG CCATGCTGTTCGTCCTCTACATGCTGTGCATGTTTGCCCTTTACAGCTTCATGCCGGTGGTGGTGAGGAGGACCAGCGCCACCGCCGTCAACCTCTCGCTGCTCACCGCTGACCTTTTTAGCCTCTTCTGTGGCTTCTTGCTCTTCCACTACACG TTTTCTCCGCTGTACATCATAGCGTTCACACTCATCATGGTGGGCTTCATCACCTTCAACGCCGTGCCCACCCGCACAGCTCACCCCGAGCCCGTCTCTGGGGACCCCTCGGACCAGGATGCCCAGAGCGCTTCGGACCGTTTGTTGCCCGCTGACTCAACCGGGCAAAGTCACGTGACGGTGGGCTCTGCGCTATGA